From Paraburkholderia flava, a single genomic window includes:
- the mgrA gene encoding L-glyceraldehyde 3-phosphate reductase, which translates to MAYEAASARYSDMQYRVCGKSGLKLPALSLGLWHNFGDTTPLSVQREILRTSFDLGITHFDLANNYGPPYGSAETNFGRLFKDDFKPYRDELLISSKAGWDMWPGPYGQGGGSRKYILASLDQSLQRMGLDYVDIFYSHRFDADTPLEETAGALATAVQQGKALYIGISSYSAAKTREMAKLLGEYKVPLLIHQPAYNLLNRWVEHELLDALDEVGAGSIAFTPLAQGLLTGKYLNGVPQDARINKAGGGSLKQEHLSEQNIEHVRKLNDIAQRRGQSLAQMALAWTLRDSRVTSALIGASKPEQVIENAGALKNLSFTKEELAEIDRYATEGGVNLWEKPSTDQHI; encoded by the coding sequence ATGGCTTACGAAGCAGCTTCGGCACGCTATTCGGACATGCAGTACCGCGTTTGCGGCAAGTCGGGTCTCAAACTGCCCGCGCTGTCGCTCGGGCTGTGGCACAACTTCGGCGACACCACGCCGCTGTCCGTTCAACGTGAAATCCTGCGTACATCGTTCGATCTCGGCATCACGCACTTCGACCTCGCGAACAACTATGGCCCGCCGTATGGCAGCGCCGAAACGAATTTCGGTCGGCTGTTCAAGGACGACTTCAAGCCGTATCGCGATGAACTGCTGATCTCGTCGAAGGCGGGCTGGGACATGTGGCCGGGTCCGTACGGCCAGGGCGGCGGCTCGCGCAAGTACATCCTCGCGAGCCTCGATCAGAGCCTGCAGCGCATGGGTCTCGACTACGTCGACATCTTCTATTCGCATCGCTTCGACGCCGACACGCCGCTCGAAGAAACCGCCGGCGCGCTCGCGACCGCCGTGCAGCAGGGTAAGGCGCTGTACATCGGCATCTCGTCGTATTCGGCGGCGAAGACGCGCGAAATGGCGAAGCTGCTCGGCGAATACAAGGTGCCGCTGCTGATCCATCAACCCGCGTACAACTTGCTGAATCGCTGGGTCGAACACGAACTGCTCGATGCGCTCGATGAAGTCGGCGCGGGCAGCATCGCGTTCACGCCGCTCGCGCAAGGTCTGCTGACGGGCAAGTATCTGAACGGCGTGCCGCAGGACGCACGGATCAACAAGGCCGGTGGCGGCTCGCTGAAACAGGAGCATCTGAGCGAGCAGAACATCGAGCACGTGCGCAAGCTCAACGACATCGCGCAGCGTCGCGGACAAAGCCTCGCGCAGATGGCGCTCGCATGGACGCTGCGCGATTCGCGCGTGACGTCGGCGCTGATCGGCGCGAGCAAGCCGGAGCAGGTGATCGAGAACGCGGGCGCGCTGAAGAACCTGTCGTTCACGAAGGAAGAGCTCGCGGAGATCGACCGCTACGCGACGGAAGGCGGCGTGAACCTGTGGGAAAAGCCGTCGACGGATCAGCATATCTGA
- a CDS encoding phytanoyl-CoA dioxygenase family protein — translation MPGHSKKEQIQTLREQGFVIVPGLVSPERCAELKQIAQQQLQEAADPIEFEADLRYPGAPESRHAQGGHTVRRLLDAYARHPRFREWATAPEIRGWMELYFGEEPRLSRTHHNCMMTKHPAYGSLTGWHRDVRYWSFERDDLVSVWVALGPETVDNGGLWFVPHSHAETFTSNRFDEAKFFRADLPENKALIDTAYSPELKPGDVVFFHCNTLHSAGKNVTDDVKFSLVFTYHGASNVPLPGTRSASKPEVAF, via the coding sequence ATGCCAGGCCATTCGAAAAAGGAACAGATCCAGACACTGCGCGAGCAGGGCTTTGTCATCGTGCCGGGGCTGGTGTCGCCCGAGCGCTGCGCGGAGCTCAAACAGATCGCGCAGCAGCAACTTCAGGAAGCGGCCGACCCGATCGAGTTCGAAGCCGACCTGCGCTATCCCGGCGCGCCGGAATCGCGGCACGCGCAAGGCGGTCATACGGTGCGGCGATTGCTCGATGCGTACGCGCGTCATCCGCGGTTTCGCGAATGGGCGACCGCGCCCGAGATTCGCGGCTGGATGGAGTTGTACTTCGGCGAAGAGCCGCGCCTGTCGCGCACGCATCACAACTGCATGATGACCAAGCATCCCGCGTACGGCAGCCTGACCGGCTGGCATCGCGACGTGCGCTACTGGTCGTTCGAGCGCGACGATCTGGTGTCCGTGTGGGTTGCGCTCGGCCCGGAAACCGTCGATAACGGCGGCCTGTGGTTCGTCCCGCATTCGCACGCGGAGACGTTCACGTCGAACCGCTTCGACGAAGCGAAGTTCTTCCGCGCGGATCTGCCGGAGAACAAGGCACTCATCGACACCGCGTACTCGCCCGAACTGAAACCCGGCGACGTCGTCTTCTTCCACTGCAACACGTTGCATTCGGCGGGCAAGAACGTAACCGACGACGTGAAGTTCTCGCTCGTCTTCACGTATCACGGCGCGAGCAACGTGCCGCTGCCGGGCACGCGCTCCGCGTCGAAGCCTGAAGTCGCGTTCTGA
- a CDS encoding lipid A biosynthesis lauroyl acyltransferase: MMGRLGLKLAVGLLKLFALLPYGFVARLGDGLGWLLYQIPSRRRRIVHINLKLCFPEWSDEHREDIAQKHFRHAIRSYLERSFQWFASAKKLEKLVQIDSEIDLLDPDMPPTLLLGFHFVGIEAGSVFINHALQRQCGALYQPMSSPELEAVAKTARGRFGADMASRADSARIVLRWLRERKPVMLGADMDYGMRNSTFVPFFGVPTCTLTAVGRLAKVGHAQVVPFIGEVLPNYKGYRLRVFKPWDNYPTGDDDVDARRMNAFLEEQIPKMPEQYYWVHKRFKTRPPGQPGFY, encoded by the coding sequence ATGATGGGCCGGCTCGGCCTGAAGCTAGCCGTCGGCCTGCTGAAGCTGTTCGCGCTGCTGCCGTACGGCTTCGTCGCGCGTCTCGGCGACGGGCTCGGCTGGTTGCTGTATCAGATCCCCAGCCGGCGCAGGCGTATTGTTCACATCAATCTGAAGCTGTGCTTCCCCGAGTGGAGCGACGAGCACCGCGAAGACATTGCGCAGAAGCATTTCCGCCACGCGATCCGCAGCTATCTCGAACGCAGCTTTCAGTGGTTCGCGTCGGCGAAGAAGCTCGAAAAACTGGTGCAGATCGACAGCGAGATCGATCTTCTCGACCCCGATATGCCGCCCACTTTGCTGCTCGGTTTTCACTTCGTCGGCATCGAAGCGGGATCGGTCTTCATCAACCACGCACTGCAACGGCAGTGCGGCGCGCTCTACCAGCCGATGTCCAGTCCGGAACTCGAAGCGGTCGCGAAGACCGCACGCGGCCGTTTCGGCGCGGACATGGCGAGCCGCGCCGACAGCGCGCGGATCGTGCTGCGCTGGCTGCGCGAACGCAAGCCGGTGATGCTCGGCGCGGACATGGACTACGGGATGCGCAACTCGACCTTCGTGCCGTTCTTCGGCGTGCCGACCTGCACGCTGACCGCGGTCGGCCGCCTCGCGAAAGTCGGGCACGCGCAGGTGGTGCCGTTTATCGGCGAGGTGCTGCCGAACTACAAGGGCTACCGGCTGCGCGTGTTCAAGCCGTGGGACAACTACCCGACCGGCGACGACGACGTCGACGCACGCCGGATGAACGCGTTCCTCGAAGAGCAGATTCCGAAGATGCCGGAACAGTATTACTGGGTGCATAAGCGCTTCAAGACGCGACCGCCTGGTCAGCCGGGGTTTTACTGA
- a CDS encoding fatty acid desaturase family protein: protein MDRQAAVADASQASRQKPQRPSQRVAIDRRANVALLALVFAALLLQLFGWPLLLARVDVAWWLIAAVTLLFVVLAPMHWGLIHEAIHGQLLPQRRWNEAVGRRLAIAFMLPFEAVRFGHLMHHRFTREPYDRPDVFDDGVASDASGAPSRTSRAWKRAASYYVRLLGGLYLAETMLPILACVPAGVTRRLVSRAIGADGPVGADVQRLFVTFASDPARRARIRRDALLSLALHAFAFHLYGEWWPLLLATMLLRGLWLSLADNLPHYDVPLDVSGRARNFRVPRIWRTVLMNHHLHQLHHRYPTLPWTALPALADDHAAMQPDTTKAADAHYFRAALRQLLRSGRVD, encoded by the coding sequence ATGGATCGACAGGCCGCTGTAGCGGATGCATCACAGGCGTCACGGCAGAAGCCACAGCGGCCATCGCAACGGGTCGCCATCGATCGGCGCGCGAACGTCGCGTTGCTCGCGCTCGTGTTCGCGGCGTTGCTGTTGCAACTGTTCGGCTGGCCGCTGCTGCTGGCGCGTGTGGATGTCGCGTGGTGGCTCATCGCTGCGGTCACGCTGCTGTTCGTCGTGCTCGCGCCAATGCACTGGGGTTTGATCCACGAAGCGATTCACGGACAACTGCTGCCGCAGCGTCGCTGGAACGAGGCGGTCGGCCGGCGGCTTGCCATTGCGTTCATGCTGCCGTTCGAAGCAGTTCGTTTCGGTCACCTGATGCACCATCGCTTTACGCGCGAACCGTACGACCGGCCCGACGTATTCGACGACGGCGTTGCATCTGATGCCTCGGGCGCACCGTCGCGTACCTCGCGTGCATGGAAGCGCGCGGCGTCGTACTACGTACGTTTGCTCGGCGGGCTGTATCTGGCGGAAACGATGCTGCCGATTCTGGCGTGCGTGCCGGCAGGTGTGACGCGTCGTCTGGTGTCGCGTGCGATCGGTGCAGATGGACCCGTAGGCGCGGATGTGCAGCGCCTGTTCGTCACGTTCGCAAGCGATCCCGCACGACGCGCGCGCATCCGGCGCGACGCATTGCTGTCGCTCGCGCTGCACGCGTTCGCGTTTCATCTGTATGGAGAATGGTGGCCGCTATTGCTCGCGACGATGCTTCTGCGCGGCCTGTGGCTGTCGCTCGCGGACAACCTGCCGCACTACGACGTACCGCTCGATGTGTCGGGACGTGCGCGCAATTTCCGGGTGCCTCGAATCTGGCGGACGGTGCTGATGAATCACCATCTGCATCAGTTGCATCACCGCTACCCGACACTACCGTGGACAGCGCTACCCGCGCTCGCGGACGATCACGCGGCAATGCAACCGGACACGACGAAAGCAGCGGACGCGCATTACTTCCGCGCCGCGCTGCGGCAACTCCTGCGTTCGGGCCGCGTCGACTAA
- the dapF gene encoding diaminopimelate epimerase, with protein MKLKFTKMHGAGNDFVVLDGYTQPLSLSAAQVRALADRHFGVGADQLLLVERPTIEGVDFRYRIFNCDGGEVEHCGNGARCFVKFVRDQGLTDKRSLRVQVQNGIIVPTMQPNGDVVVDMGIPIFEPVRVPFDAQGLDGRHEGDDTLWPLDVNGTTRWISSVSMGNPHAVQIVDDTEAFPVGVDGPVIEHHPRFPQRVNAGFMQIVGRSEINLRVYERGAGETLACGTGACAAVAAGIRRGLLDSPVTVHTHGGALTISWDRARDDAPLLMAGPATTVFEGEIELAD; from the coding sequence ATGAAACTGAAATTCACCAAGATGCACGGCGCGGGCAACGACTTCGTCGTGCTCGACGGCTACACGCAGCCGCTCAGCCTGAGCGCTGCGCAGGTACGCGCGCTCGCCGACCGGCATTTCGGCGTCGGCGCGGATCAGTTGCTGCTGGTCGAGCGGCCGACCATCGAAGGCGTCGATTTCAGGTATCGCATCTTCAATTGCGACGGCGGCGAAGTCGAACACTGCGGCAACGGCGCACGCTGCTTCGTCAAGTTCGTCCGCGACCAGGGTCTCACCGATAAACGCAGCCTCCGCGTGCAGGTGCAAAACGGCATCATCGTGCCGACCATGCAGCCGAACGGCGACGTCGTCGTCGACATGGGCATTCCGATCTTCGAACCCGTGCGCGTCCCGTTCGATGCACAAGGTCTCGATGGACGCCATGAAGGCGACGACACGCTGTGGCCGCTCGACGTGAACGGCACGACGCGCTGGATCTCGTCGGTATCGATGGGCAATCCGCACGCGGTGCAGATCGTCGATGACACCGAGGCGTTTCCGGTCGGCGTCGACGGGCCTGTTATCGAACACCATCCGCGCTTTCCGCAGCGGGTCAACGCGGGCTTCATGCAGATCGTCGGACGCAGCGAGATCAACCTGCGCGTCTACGAGCGCGGCGCGGGCGAAACGCTCGCGTGCGGCACCGGCGCATGCGCGGCGGTCGCGGCGGGCATCCGTCGCGGGCTGCTCGATTCGCCGGTCACCGTGCACACGCACGGCGGCGCACTGACTATTTCGTGGGACCGCGCGCGCGACGACGCGCCGCTGCTGATGGCCGGCCCGGCCACGACCGTCTTCGAAGGCGAGATCGAACTGGCCGACTGA
- the metK gene encoding methionine adenosyltransferase — MANDYLFTSESVSEGHPDKVADQISDAILDAILTQDKYSRVAAETLCNTGLVVLAGEITTTANVDYIQVARDTIKRIGYDNTDYGIDYRGCAVLVAYDKQSPDIAQGVDRAHDNNLDQGAGDQGLMFGYACDETPELMPLPIHLSHRLVERQANLRRDGRLPWLRPDAKSQVTVRYVDGKPHSIDTVVLSTQHSPDIELSVLREAVIEEVIKPTLPADLIKGDIKFLVNPTGRFVIGGPQGDCGLTGRKIIVDTYGGAAPHGGGAFSGKDPSKVDRSAAYAGRYVAKNIVAAGLASRCLIQVSYAIGVAQPTSVMVNTFGTGRVSDATITRLVQEHFDLRPKGIIQMLDLLRPVYEKTAAYGHFGREEPEFSWEATDKALVLAEAAGTEPVAATA, encoded by the coding sequence GTGGCAAACGACTATCTCTTCACCTCCGAATCCGTTTCCGAAGGCCATCCCGACAAAGTCGCGGATCAGATCTCGGATGCGATTCTCGATGCCATCCTGACGCAGGACAAATACTCGCGTGTTGCAGCGGAAACGCTGTGCAACACCGGTCTCGTCGTCCTCGCAGGTGAAATCACCACGACGGCCAACGTCGACTACATCCAGGTCGCGCGCGACACGATCAAGCGCATCGGCTACGACAACACTGACTACGGCATCGACTACCGCGGCTGCGCGGTGCTCGTCGCGTACGACAAGCAGTCGCCGGACATCGCGCAAGGCGTCGACCGTGCGCACGACAACAACCTCGATCAAGGCGCCGGCGACCAGGGCCTGATGTTCGGCTACGCATGCGACGAAACGCCCGAACTGATGCCGCTGCCGATCCACCTGTCGCATCGTCTCGTCGAGCGTCAGGCGAATCTGCGTCGCGACGGTCGTCTGCCGTGGCTGCGTCCGGATGCGAAGTCGCAAGTCACCGTGCGCTACGTCGACGGCAAGCCGCATTCGATCGACACCGTCGTGCTGTCCACGCAGCATTCGCCGGACATCGAACTGTCGGTGCTGCGCGAAGCCGTGATCGAGGAAGTCATCAAGCCGACGCTGCCGGCCGACCTCATCAAGGGCGATATCAAGTTCCTCGTGAACCCCACCGGCCGGTTCGTGATCGGCGGCCCGCAAGGCGATTGCGGTCTGACGGGCCGCAAGATCATCGTCGATACGTACGGCGGTGCGGCACCGCACGGCGGCGGCGCGTTTTCGGGCAAGGATCCGTCGAAGGTGGACCGTTCGGCTGCTTACGCCGGCCGTTACGTCGCGAAGAACATCGTGGCTGCGGGCCTCGCGTCGCGTTGCCTGATCCAGGTGTCGTACGCGATCGGCGTGGCGCAACCTACGTCGGTGATGGTGAACACGTTCGGCACGGGTCGCGTGTCGGATGCGACGATCACGCGTCTCGTGCAGGAGCATTTCGACCTGCGTCCGAAGGGCATCATTCAGATGCTCGACCTGCTGCGCCCGGTCTACGAAAAGACGGCCGCGTATGGTCACTTCGGCCGCGAAGAGCCGGAATTCTCGTGGGAAGCGACGGACAAGGCGCTCGTCCTTGCCGAAGCTGCCGGCACGGAACCGGTTGCTGCGACCGCTTGA
- a CDS encoding DUF3185 family protein has product MTKMISVALIVGGIVLLYFGGQSFHSFSNDVSRVFTGAPTNRTMFLIAGGVVATVAGLVGLTLSAKR; this is encoded by the coding sequence ATGACGAAGATGATTTCAGTTGCATTGATTGTCGGCGGCATCGTGCTGCTGTATTTCGGCGGACAGTCGTTCCACTCGTTCAGCAACGACGTGTCGCGTGTGTTCACCGGCGCGCCGACCAACCGCACGATGTTTCTGATCGCCGGCGGAGTCGTCGCGACGGTCGCGGGGCTGGTCGGCCTGACGCTGTCGGCCAAACGCTGA